DNA from Thermostichus vulcanus str. 'Rupite':
CAGCGGATCCAGCGGCTGCCTCTAAAGTTTTGGAGTTATTGCACGCTTGGTTGCAGCCTTATGCCGAGCAGGATTCTGAGATCAACGCCTGGCTCATCGCTGCCTTTTTAGAAATCCAGAAACGTTTGTCAACAGAACCCGCTTTACTGGTGGATGCACCGATCCTTAAAGTGATTGAGAAAGCCTTTGCTGATGAGTGTGTGGATCACCAAATCTGCGGAGATTGGGAAGATCTACAGCTGGAACTGGGCTTGCTGACCTTTGAACAACTCTCGGCTGAGAAACAGGCCCAAGTCAAACAACAGGAAAAAAGAGAACGGTTGTTTCGTAAAGAATGGGCTGCTAGGAAACGCACTATGAAACAAGTTGAGAAAATAGGCTTTGGGTCTTCGACTCAATCCTCACAAAAGAAGAAGAAAACCAAAAAACGTCGCTGATGCAACCTTCCCCTAGAGGTGACTGAGAGCCTCTTGGGGAGCCAATCCCCCGTGCCCTTTAGGCGGCATAGACGGCAGATTGGCCCTGGGCTCCCGTTACCCATTCAGACACAAGAGAGGAGCTTTGGGAAGCAGACGTAGCTAAGGACTCCGTCCCGCTGTCGCGATCAGCAGCAGGCTGTTGGTTTTCTCGATTCTGCGCTGTACAGTAGTGAATCTCGATACGAGTTGGGCGGCCCAACCCCAGGGCGGATCCCATGCAACGGGCCAAGATCTGTACTTTAAACTCCAATTCGCTAATGCTTTCCATGGTTTTCAAGCCTTCAAATTTAATTCAGCAAAAAGAAAAAACCCAACAAAGCGGTAAATTCACTGAGAACGAGATATTGCTACTTGCGTTGGTCGCGATATCTGTTCATGCCTTAAATCATAAAAGAAGGTTTATCTATCCTCCTCGGTGGGAATACAGAATTTATTAGAATTTCTTGGCCTAGAGTGGCTTTGGCTCTATAAAGCTTGTGCAAAGCTATCACCTTTTCGGGGAGAAAAATGCGGCCTCCTTTATCCATTTTTAGTAAAGAGCAGCAGGAGTACAGGGATCCGCCCAGCTTCATCCTCAACTTTGCGCAGGGATCCCGGCTAAATTGCTTAGACAAGCGGCGCTGGCCTGCGCAAAATGGAGCCTAGGAGAAGTACGGATGGTCTGGGGAGTGGTGGTGAAGAATTTTCCGGCTAATTTTCTGGCCAACTGGGGAAGGCTGGGATGGCTTTCCAGCTTTGGTTGGATGGTTTGCACAGGAGCGCTCTCGGCTGCGGCCAGCAACCCCCAGGTTCAGATTAGCCCGACGGATCCCCCGTTGGGATACACCGTTTCTGTACAGATCACGGCCCCACCGGAAACCTTGCTTCTGGATCAGCCCTGGGTCAACCTCACCCATCCCGATGGCACACAAGCCGCCTATCCAGCCTTCCCTGTGGCACCCAACCGTTGGCGCGCTTTGCTCCCCACGACCCCTTTGGATGCCCCTGGATCCCGTCAGGTTCAGATTCACGGCTTTGCCGAGGAGCCTATCTTGCCCTTGTCCCTTCAGCCACGGGACTTTCCAGTCCAAAGCATTCGCCTGCCACCCGGAGCGAGTGTATGGGCTACAGAGGTGGAATGGGCCAAGGTGGAGGCCTTTCGTCAGCACATCAGCCCGGAAAAGTATTGGCAAGGGTATTTCCAACGTCCGGCCCAGGGCCCGGTGACCACCGTGTTTGGGGTGCGCCGCTACTACAACGGCGAATTTGCGGAAGATTACTACCATCGCGGCATCGACTATGCCGGCCCTGTGGGAGCAGTGGTGGTGGCTCCGGCAGCTGGCCGGGTTGGGTTGGTCGGGTACGAGTCGGAGGGCTTTCGCATCCACGGCAATACCGTTGGCATCGATCACGGCCAGGGGGTAACCAGTCTGCTGCTGCACCTCAGCCGCATTGATGTCCAGGAAGGGGACTGGGTGGAAGCGGGGCAGCCGGTTGGGGCCATTGGTGCTACCGGAACCGCGACTGGGCCTCACCTACACTGGGGGTTATTCGTTCACAATCGTTCTGTGGATCCTGTGCCGTGGTTGCATTTGGCTATCGAGTAACGGCCATCGAGTAACGGTTTGGGTTGACATCTGTTGGAAATACCGTGCCCGTCTATTTCTATTGGGGAGAAGATCACTACCGTCTTATGCAGGCGGTGCAACAGTTGCGGGAACAGGTGCTGGATCCCGATTGGGCCGCCTTCAATTACGATCGCCTACCGCCGGAATCCACTATCACCGGACTCAACCAGGCCATGACCCCCCCTTTCGGAGCAGGGGCTCGCTTGGTTTGGTTGGAAGACACCCATTTGACCCAACATTGCCCAGAGGACCTTTGGGAGGAAGTGGAGCGGACTTTGGCGCAGTTGCCCAGTACCACCCACCTGCTGTTGACCACCACCAGCAAACCAGATGGCCGCCTGAAATCCACCAAGATCCTAAAAAAAACGGCGATTGTGCGAGAGTTTCAACCCCTGGCCGCCTGGGATGAAGAAGGGATCCTCAAGCAGGTCCACTCTGAAGCCAGCCAACGGCATCTTAAGCTCAGCCCTGAAGCAGCCCAGAAATTGGCCGAGGCGGTAGGCAATGACTCCCGTCGCTTGGTGATGGAACTGGAAAAGTTGGCCCTCTTCACAGCCGGTTCAAGGGATCCGATTACGCCAGAGCAGATCGAAGCTTTAGTCCCAGCCAGTGCTTATAACAGCTTTCAATTGGCGGCCTGCCTACGCAAAGGGGACCTGGATCAAGCCCTGCTGATCTTGACCCATCTGCTGGATCAAAACGAGCCTGCCCTGAAGATTCTGGCGGTGTTGGTGGGCCAATTTCGCACATGGTTGTGGGTGCGGCTACTGCTGGATCAGGGGGAACGGGATCCCAAGGCCATTGCTCAAAAGGCGGAAATCGGCAACCCCAATCGGGTTTACTTCCTGCAGAAAGAAGTGGGATCCCTGAAAACGGTGACTTTGTTGAAAGTGATGCAGCAGCTTTTGCAACTGGAATATGACCTCAAGCAAGGGCAGCCGGAACGGGGTGCCTTTCAGGAGGCGCTGATCCAAATTGTTGCCCTTCTCAAGGCAGCCTAATTGTTCGGATCCCTGCTGTGTTCACCTATCCCCTAGGTTTCAAAAGCAGCTCGGCCTCACCCAAACGCTACAGTAGTAGACATCTGACTCACCCACACCTCTAGCTATACCTTTACCGGTTGAGCTGTCCTTCAGGAGGTATCCTGCCATGGTGATCACCGGTGAATTAACCCGTGACCCACTCCTTTCCCTTCCACCCTTAGAGAATGGGGATCACCTCAGCCGCGACGAGTTTGAGCGCCGCTATGCTGCCATGCCCCACTTGAGGAAAGCCGAACTGGTGGAAGGAGTGGTCTATATGGCATCACCCCTGAGAATGAGAAGTCATGGGGAACCCCACGGGGACTTGACAACTTGGCTGGGTGTTTACAAAGCATCAACACCAGGAATTGTGCTGGGCATTGAACCGACAGTCCGCTTGGATCCGGATAATGAACCCCAGCCGGATGTCGTGTTGTTTGTGCCCGGTCGTCAAGCCTCGATTAACGCAGAAGACTACATCGAAGGATCCCCCGAACTGGTGGTAGAAGTCGCTGCCAGCAGTGCCGCACTGGATCTGCACGATAAAAAGCGGGCTTATCACCGCAATGGCGTACAGGACTATATCGTTTGGCGTACCTTGGAAGGCCAGTTGGATTGGTTCCAATGGGAATCTCAGGGCTACGTTGCCCAAGTCCCCGATGAACAGGGGATCCTGCGAAGCCGGGCTTTTCCGGGGTTGTGGTTGGCTCTACCCGCTTTGCTGGCTGGAGAATTGGGACGGGTCTTGTCGGTGTTGCAAGAAGGCCTGAAAACACCCGAACATGCAACCTGGGTTGAGGAACTCCAGCGCCTTGGTCCATCCTCGCCAGCCTAGACTCTTTCCTCGGCTTGGATCCAAGTTGGGCTTGGGTCTTGGGTCTTTCACTGGGCGGAGGGGGGTGGGCCTGCAGTAGGCAGTTGCAACTCGATACGCGGTTGCCCTACGCCGTAGGTGAGGATGTAGCTCCAATGGAGGCACCGCAGCCAGAGACGCGGATAATGGGCCTCTAGCCAAGGTTGCAGACGCCGCAATAGCCCTGGCACCCAACCCCTGAGCAAAAAAGAGAGCAGGGCCAGCCCGGTATAGCTGAAATAGGTGGGCAACCAGTCGGCAAACCCCTTGGCCCCTACGGCGTTCCAGATCCACAGCAGCAGCCTTGGGTTTTGCAGAGCGGCCTTGATCGCCATGCGGTTGAACGGGATCCACCCAGCCCGATCCTTGATGAAATCATCCACCACTTCTGGGCTCTCACTGGCAAGAATGCCAAAAAAACTATTCAGAGTCGCGTTGATCCGGGCAGGGGGCAAAACCTTACCCGTGGGCACCATCATCCCCCGCGAGAACAGCCAAGTGACGGCGGAATTACCCTGATAGGCTCGGATTTGGGCTAGATCGGGGGCCGTGAGCAGATTGTGACGGAGGGCGGTATGGGAAAGATCGCACAGGCGCGGGCAGTTGCGGATTAACGAGCCAAAGCCGGTGAAACTAAGGGGCGATTGCATGGCTGCCGCATCTCCAATGAGCAGCACCCGGTCAAAGCGGCTGTCGGGATCCGAGTGAGGAGCACCGTGATGAAAACGTCCGGGGATATAGCCAAAGGTGGCTTTTTTCCACTGCAGTTGCTCGGGGTCGCAGCGGCGGTATTCCGGCAGGATGGTGAAAAAGTCTTCGTACAGCTCCAGCAGGGATCCGGGATTCTCGGGATGAACCTGGTGGTAATGAAACAGGTAAAACGTCAGGTCGTTGCCGGGGCCGGGGAAGAGTTCCCAAATCAACTGCCGACCGCGACTGATGTCCCCATGGCTGGCGAGAATATCCCCAAATTGGGGATCCCAAACCCCCGGCTCAAATCCCCCTTGGATGGTTGCTCCCACAGTTGGGCAAACGCTATCGAAGGCCCGTTGCCGATACAGCTGTTGAGCAATCGGTGAAGCGGTGCCCATCGCATCTACCAAAAGGCGGGATCCCAAGGTAAAAACTTGCCCCTCTCGCAAGTCCTTGAGAACCAGGGTTACCTCTTGCTCCGTGAGGTAAGCCCGTTGAAATTCGCTGCGGTCATAGATGGCTCCCCCGCAAGACCGGAGAATCTCACCGCACAGGTGCAACAGTTTTTCCGCATCAATGGCCAGGTTCAACACGGTTGGCGTATGCACCACGGGGGCCTTAATCGGGCTGTTACCATCAAAGAATTTGTTGAATCCATCCGTATATTCCCGCAGGATCAAGCTTTCCACTTGCTCCGCACTGAGAAGGCCCATCTCCACTAGGGTTCTCAACTCTCGCCGGGAAATGTTCCACTCGCGGTTCATGCGGCCAAAAGGCAGGCGCTCCACCAGGGCCACCCGGTAGCCCAGACGAGCCATGGCCGCTCCATAAATCGCCCCAAGCGCTCCACCCACGATCACCAGATCCCAATGGCTCTCAGCAGGGTCAGGTGAAGGTTGCTTAAACAACACCGGCTGAGGATGTTTTGGGGGGGATTGCACCTCCTCACGCCAACGCTTTTCCCACCAATAGACCCGTTGCAGGTCAAACTCCCCATTCGGGATCCGCCGGAAATACTTCACAGTTTGTGGGTAGAACGGCTCCAGTTGTTCAAAAATAGAACCCGCCTCCAAGTTAATTTCAGGCAATTGCGGGTAGCGATGGGGAAATTGTGCCTGAATCGCGGTTTCCAGCTCTCTCAGCCATTTGCGCTGCTTCGGAAAAGGCCGCTCCGACCACTGAAACACCTTCAGGTAGGTGGTATTCAATCCTGTCCAGGTCAACAAAGCCAGTTCGGCACCGGATCCCTGGATGCGCAAGCCACTGGCCGTCGGGATCCGTTTCCCCCCTTCCGGCAGAGGAATCGTTTGTAGCCATCGCACCACTTCAGCACGATTGGGAAAGGGGATCTCGCGGTAGTACAGCTGGGTGAGCACGGTGCCAAGAAATGAAACTGAGCTTGTCGTTTGCAGGGCAAATCTTTACTCATTGTGACATGAGGGATCCCTTGCACCCGAGGCAATTCAATTGTCCAGATGTCCAGGACAGACCCTCAAGGCCGAACCTCAGGGATTCGCACCCTCTAGATCCGCGGGGACATTGCAGTTGGTCAACATCTGCGCCTGCCAAAGCGGCAGCACCACCGTTGGGATCCCGGACAACCAGTCTTGAAACGATCCCCCGCCGGTTTGGAGAAAAGCCTCTAGCTGGTGCATCTGGGACAAGCGGTAAAAGCCGCATAGCGGTTCCCATCCCCGCTGGGTTTTGGGCAGAGCGGCAACCATTTCTGGGGGCAGGGATCCAAGGCGATGTCTCCATTCCCACAAGACTTGTTCATCCAAACAAGGCATATCGCAGGCCAGCAGCAAAACCCAGTCTGGAGGGATAGCCTCTGCCTGCAAGCGAGCTACCCCTTCCTG
Protein-coding regions in this window:
- a CDS encoding NAD(P)/FAD-dependent oxidoreductase — its product is MLTQLYYREIPFPNRAEVVRWLQTIPLPEGGKRIPTASGLRIQGSGAELALLTWTGLNTTYLKVFQWSERPFPKQRKWLRELETAIQAQFPHRYPQLPEINLEAGSIFEQLEPFYPQTVKYFRRIPNGEFDLQRVYWWEKRWREEVQSPPKHPQPVLFKQPSPDPAESHWDLVIVGGALGAIYGAAMARLGYRVALVERLPFGRMNREWNISRRELRTLVEMGLLSAEQVESLILREYTDGFNKFFDGNSPIKAPVVHTPTVLNLAIDAEKLLHLCGEILRSCGGAIYDRSEFQRAYLTEQEVTLVLKDLREGQVFTLGSRLLVDAMGTASPIAQQLYRQRAFDSVCPTVGATIQGGFEPGVWDPQFGDILASHGDISRGRQLIWELFPGPGNDLTFYLFHYHQVHPENPGSLLELYEDFFTILPEYRRCDPEQLQWKKATFGYIPGRFHHGAPHSDPDSRFDRVLLIGDAAAMQSPLSFTGFGSLIRNCPRLCDLSHTALRHNLLTAPDLAQIRAYQGNSAVTWLFSRGMMVPTGKVLPPARINATLNSFFGILASESPEVVDDFIKDRAGWIPFNRMAIKAALQNPRLLLWIWNAVGAKGFADWLPTYFSYTGLALLSFLLRGWVPGLLRRLQPWLEAHYPRLWLRCLHWSYILTYGVGQPRIELQLPTAGPPPSAQ
- a CDS encoding molybdenum cofactor guanylyltransferase, which translates into the protein MTKAFSALPRVDTLVLAGGNSRRMGSDKALLLWQGIPLLRRVAQVAAACTERVYILTPWPERYTDVVDPGWHLWRESAPHRGPLLAFQEGVARLQAEAIPPDWVLLLACDMPCLDEQVLWEWRHRLGSLPPEMVAALPKTQRGWEPLCGFYRLSQMHQLEAFLQTGGGSFQDWLSGIPTVVLPLWQAQMLTNCNVPADLEGANP
- a CDS encoding M23 family metallopeptidase, translating into MVWGVVVKNFPANFLANWGRLGWLSSFGWMVCTGALSAAASNPQVQISPTDPPLGYTVSVQITAPPETLLLDQPWVNLTHPDGTQAAYPAFPVAPNRWRALLPTTPLDAPGSRQVQIHGFAEEPILPLSLQPRDFPVQSIRLPPGASVWATEVEWAKVEAFRQHISPEKYWQGYFQRPAQGPVTTVFGVRRYYNGEFAEDYYHRGIDYAGPVGAVVVAPAAGRVGLVGYESEGFRIHGNTVGIDHGQGVTSLLLHLSRIDVQEGDWVEAGQPVGAIGATGTATGPHLHWGLFVHNRSVDPVPWLHLAIE
- a CDS encoding Uma2 family endonuclease — its product is MVITGELTRDPLLSLPPLENGDHLSRDEFERRYAAMPHLRKAELVEGVVYMASPLRMRSHGEPHGDLTTWLGVYKASTPGIVLGIEPTVRLDPDNEPQPDVVLFVPGRQASINAEDYIEGSPELVVEVAASSAALDLHDKKRAYHRNGVQDYIVWRTLEGQLDWFQWESQGYVAQVPDEQGILRSRAFPGLWLALPALLAGELGRVLSVLQEGLKTPEHATWVEELQRLGPSSPA
- the holA gene encoding DNA polymerase III subunit delta; translation: MPVYFYWGEDHYRLMQAVQQLREQVLDPDWAAFNYDRLPPESTITGLNQAMTPPFGAGARLVWLEDTHLTQHCPEDLWEEVERTLAQLPSTTHLLLTTTSKPDGRLKSTKILKKTAIVREFQPLAAWDEEGILKQVHSEASQRHLKLSPEAAQKLAEAVGNDSRRLVMELEKLALFTAGSRDPITPEQIEALVPASAYNSFQLAACLRKGDLDQALLILTHLLDQNEPALKILAVLVGQFRTWLWVRLLLDQGERDPKAIAQKAEIGNPNRVYFLQKEVGSLKTVTLLKVMQQLLQLEYDLKQGQPERGAFQEALIQIVALLKAA